AGTCGCCGGAGTGGATGCCGGCCTCCTCGAGGTGCTCCATGACCCCGCCGATGTACAGGTCGGTACCGTCGTAGAGGGCGTCCACGTCGAGCTCGATCGCGTCGTCGAGGAAGCGGTCCACCAGCAGCGGCTTGCCCTCCTCGATGATGACCTGACCGGCGGTGCGCACGAAGTAGTCGCGCAGCGCCTCGGTGCTGTAGACGATCTCCATGCCGCGTCCGCCGAGCACGAAGCTGGGGCGTACGAGCACCGGGTAGCCGATCTCCTCGGCGATCCGCACGGCACCCTCGACGTCGATCGCGGTGCCGTTGCGCGGTGCGACCAGGCCGGCGTCATCGAGCAGGCGCGAGAACAGCTCGCGCTCCTCGGCCAGGTCGATCGCGGCGGGGCTGGTGCCGAGCACCGTGTAACCGGCCGCCTCGATGCCCTTCGCCAGACCCAGCGGCGTCTGGCCGCCGAGCTGGCAGACCACGCCCAGGATGCGGCCGCTGCGGGCCTCGGCATCCAGCACCTCGAGGACGTCCTCGAGGGTCAGCGGCTCGAAGTAGAGCCGGTCGGAGGTGTCGTAGTCGGTGGAGACCGTCTCGGGGTTGCAGTTGACCATGATCGTCTCGTAGCCGGCATCCGACAGTGCGAACGAGGCGTGCACGCACGAGTAGTCGAACTCGACGCCCTGGCCGATGCGGTTCGGACCCGAGCCGATGATGACGACCTTGGTGCGCTCGGACGGCGCGACCTCGGTCTCGAGGTCGTAGCTGGAGTAGTGGTACGGCGTCAGGGCCGGGAACTCCCCCGCACAGGTGTCGACGGTCTTGTAGACCGGGCGCACGCCGACGGCGTGCCTGGCGCTGCGCACCTCGACCTCGGAGAGCCCGCGCAGCTGCGCGATCTGCACGTCCGAGAAGCCGTGGTCCTTGGCGTGGCGCAGGGTCGCGGCATCCAGCTGCTCGGCGTTCGCGACGAAGTCCGCGACCTCGTTGATCAGCACGAGCTGGTCGAGGAACCAGGGGTCCATGGCGGTCGCGTCGAACGCCTGCTCGATCGTGGCGCCCTTGCGCAGCGCCTGCTGCAGCACGACGATCCGGCCGTCGGTCGGGGTCTTCGAGATCTCGAGCAGCTCGTCGACCGAACGCTCCTCGTCACCCCAGTGGAACGACGACCCGCGCTGCTCGAGCGAGCGCAGCGCCTTCTGCAGGGCGCTGGTGTAGTTGCGCCCGATCGCCATCGCCTCGCCCACCGACTTCATGGTGGTGGTCAGCGTGGCATCCGCGGCGGGGAACTTCTCGAACGCGAACCGCGGCACCTTCACGACGACGTAGTCCAGCGTCGGCTCGAAGCTGGCCGGGGTGACGCCGGTGATGTCGTTGGGGATCTCGTCGAGGCGGTAGCCGAGGGCGAGCTTGGCGGCGAGCTTCGCGATCGGGAAGCCGGTGGCCTTCGACGCGAGAGCCGACGAGCGCGAGACGCGCGGGTTCATCTCGATGACGATGATGCGCCCGTTCGCCGGGTCGACCGCGAACTGGATGTTGCAGCCGCCGGTGTCAACACCCACGGCGCGGATGATGTCGATCGCGATGTCGCGCATCTTCTGGTACTCGCGGTCGGTGAGGGTCAGCGCCGGGGCGACGGTGATCGAGTCGCCGGTGTGCACGCCGACCGGGTCGACGTTCTCGATCGAGCAGACCACGACCGTGTTGTCGGCCGTGTCGCGCATGAGCTCGAGCTCGTACTCCTTCCACCCGAGGATCGACTCCTCGAGCAGCACCTCGTGGGTGGGCGAGTCGTGCAGACCTGCGCCCGCGATGCGGCGCAGGTCCGCCTCGTCGTAGGCGAAGCCCGAGCCGAGTCCGCCCATCGTGAACGAGGGGCGCACGACCAGCGGGTAGCCGAGCTCGGCGGCGCCGGCGAGCACCTCGTCCATGGTGTGGCAGATGCGGGATGCCGCGACGTCGGCGCCGGCCTCGATCACCAGCTCCTTGAAGATCTGGCGGTCCTCTCCCTTGCGGATGGCGTCGACCTTGGCGCCGATGAGCTCGACGTCGTACTTCTCGAGGATGCCGCGCTCGTGCAGCGCCATGGCGGCGTTCAGCGCGGTCTGGCCGCCGAGGGTGGGCAGGATGGCATCCGGCTTCTCCTTGGCGATGATCGTCTCGATCACCTCGGGGGTGATCGGCTCAATGTAGGTCGCGTCCGCGAAGTCGGGGTCGGTCATGATGGTGGCCGGGTTGGAGTTGACCAGGATGACCCGGACGCCCTCCTCGCGCAGCACGCGGCACGCCTGGGTGCCGGAGTAGTCGAACTCGCAGGCCTG
This is a stretch of genomic DNA from Microbacterium sp. YJN-G. It encodes these proteins:
- the carB gene encoding carbamoyl-phosphate synthase large subunit — translated: MPKRDDIQSVLVIGSGPIVIGQACEFDYSGTQACRVLREEGVRVILVNSNPATIMTDPDFADATYIEPITPEVIETIIAKEKPDAILPTLGGQTALNAAMALHERGILEKYDVELIGAKVDAIRKGEDRQIFKELVIEAGADVAASRICHTMDEVLAGAAELGYPLVVRPSFTMGGLGSGFAYDEADLRRIAGAGLHDSPTHEVLLEESILGWKEYELELMRDTADNTVVVCSIENVDPVGVHTGDSITVAPALTLTDREYQKMRDIAIDIIRAVGVDTGGCNIQFAVDPANGRIIVIEMNPRVSRSSALASKATGFPIAKLAAKLALGYRLDEIPNDITGVTPASFEPTLDYVVVKVPRFAFEKFPAADATLTTTMKSVGEAMAIGRNYTSALQKALRSLEQRGSSFHWGDEERSVDELLEISKTPTDGRIVVLQQALRKGATIEQAFDATAMDPWFLDQLVLINEVADFVANAEQLDAATLRHAKDHGFSDVQIAQLRGLSEVEVRSARHAVGVRPVYKTVDTCAGEFPALTPYHYSSYDLETEVAPSERTKVVIIGSGPNRIGQGVEFDYSCVHASFALSDAGYETIMVNCNPETVSTDYDTSDRLYFEPLTLEDVLEVLDAEARSGRILGVVCQLGGQTPLGLAKGIEAAGYTVLGTSPAAIDLAEERELFSRLLDDAGLVAPRNGTAIDVEGAVRIAEEIGYPVLVRPSFVLGGRGMEIVYSTEALRDYFVRTAGQVIIEEGKPLLVDRFLDDAIELDVDALYDGTDLYIGGVMEHLEEAGIHSGDSSCTLPPISLGRSDVDRVREATLAIAQGVGVRGLLNVQFAISAGVLYVIEANPRASRTVPFVSKALGIPLAKAASRIMAGATVAELVTEGLLPAQDGSQVPLGAPIAVKEAVLPFKRFRTHDGKVVDSVLGPEMRSTGEVMGIDKDFPTAFAKSQAAAYGGMPTSGTVFISVADADKRAVILPAHRLQQLGFSLVATEGTAEILSRNGIGVSVVAKYSDTAESGERNIVDLINDGEIDIIVNTPSGGAARADGYEIRAAAVAADKALFTTIAVLGAAVSGMDAANEGFAVRSLQEYAQDRRVSA